One genomic region from Conexibacter woesei DSM 14684 encodes:
- a CDS encoding flippase-like domain-containing protein encodes MSASADTANRTSLPSAFEPRVLVRRALQVGALILVLVLVALLAPGLGEVRDHLGEAKPGWIAIAVGLELLSCISYVLMFRPIFCRRMSWRHSSRIAWSELGMGSIVPASGAAGLALGAWALVQSGMPPERVARRSVAFFLIKSSVNFVAVAVLGTVMALGLFGPDLSLWLTALPAALSLMVIGAILLLPRVGEGATPPPGASRTARWISAARRSVIAGTREAVEIVRSGDPLVIVGALGYWAFDNAVLWATFHAFGADVDISIILLGYLIGQLGGLLPIPGGVGGIDGGLIGTLVVFGAPAAATAAAVLAYRVILFWLPLIGGTIGFVSLRRQLARDDGDELLAAC; translated from the coding sequence GTGAGCGCATCGGCTGACACCGCGAATCGCACCTCGCTGCCGTCCGCGTTCGAGCCGCGCGTGCTCGTGCGACGGGCGCTGCAGGTCGGCGCGCTGATCCTCGTGCTGGTGCTCGTCGCGCTGCTGGCGCCGGGGCTGGGCGAGGTGCGCGACCACCTCGGCGAGGCGAAGCCCGGCTGGATCGCGATCGCGGTCGGCCTCGAGCTGCTCTCCTGCATCTCCTACGTGCTGATGTTCCGGCCGATCTTCTGCCGCCGGATGTCATGGCGCCACAGTTCGCGCATCGCCTGGTCGGAATTGGGGATGGGTTCGATCGTGCCGGCCAGCGGCGCCGCCGGCCTCGCGCTCGGCGCGTGGGCGCTGGTGCAGAGCGGCATGCCGCCCGAGCGCGTCGCGCGCCGCTCCGTCGCGTTCTTCCTGATCAAGAGCTCGGTCAACTTCGTCGCGGTCGCGGTGCTCGGCACGGTGATGGCGCTGGGCCTGTTCGGGCCCGACCTGTCGCTGTGGCTGACAGCGCTGCCGGCCGCGCTGTCGCTGATGGTGATCGGCGCCATCCTGCTTCTTCCGCGGGTCGGCGAGGGCGCGACGCCGCCGCCCGGCGCCAGCAGAACGGCGCGCTGGATCTCCGCCGCGCGCCGCAGCGTGATCGCCGGCACGCGCGAGGCGGTCGAGATTGTCCGCTCCGGCGACCCGCTCGTGATCGTCGGCGCGCTCGGCTACTGGGCGTTCGACAACGCTGTGCTGTGGGCGACCTTCCACGCGTTCGGCGCCGACGTGGACATCTCGATCATCCTGCTCGGCTACCTGATCGGCCAGCTCGGCGGGCTGCTGCCGATCCCCGGCGGCGTCGGCGGGATCGACGGCGGCCTGATCGGCACGCTCGTCGTCTTCGGCGCACCCGCCGCCGCGACCGCCGCCGCCGTGCTCGCCTACCGCGTGATCCTCTTCTGGCTGCCGCTGATCGGCGGCACGATCGGCTTCGTCTCGCTGCGGCGCCAGCTGGCGCGCGACGACGGCGACGAGCTGCTCGCGGCCTGCTGA
- a CDS encoding FtsX-like permease family protein — MRFLADLPWLYWLRLRAQPVQELLALTGIATGVAILFAVQVANSSVTGSVRQLVAGLAGSSELALVARDPRGVQQRTAERVAAIAGVRASAPLLLARATASGPDGEASVQLAGATPAFAALGGPLPRMLAAGGASGAAGANGAAGAAGASGAAGANGAASASGAGGAPDALVVPAPLARTLGVSDGATIRIATYGRAFDVPIRVAPGRDRIGVLADSRLLAGPLALVQRLTGLQGRVSRVLVAPAGGRDPAVADALRTLAAGRASVVPSDEDVRLLDQAAAPGEQSTSTIAVIAMLVGLLFAFHAMLLTIPERRRFGAELRRQGFGRTQLTALALFEALALGLVASLVGLLLGDQLLRHVFGTTPGYLGFAFPVGGARVVRAEDVALALGGGLLATLLAAARLIADADARRPLDGAGCDACGDAGDLLPARMRRLLPAAAVALAVTAGALYAFAPEMATVAVGALGLAVVLVLPAVLDLALRLADRFADSRRGGLLSIAVSELRASAPRVVALSATGALAVFGAVAIEGARRDLVRGLDDNQASYVGTADVWVTAGGDENALTVAPFRPPRQLAALRHDPAIAAVRPYRAGFADFAGRRAWIVARAAGGPPSIPPRQLVAGDRAAAERALRAGGAAVVSVGLARRVGVGVGDVLRLPTPSGTAALRVAATITNLGWSPGAILLGGADHRRLWPGGAVTAAEIDLAPGVEPADGRQLVAAALGPGAALTVETAAERLDRLQRLSRQGLERLSQIATLMLVAAVLAMTGAVWQQRRRLAVLRMQGFDVEQVWGVLLLQSALVLGVGAALGAVAGLAGQALATRWVVLTTGFPSSFSPAVGLAAWTFAAIALVAPLVVSIPGWFAARVSPVVSFQRD; from the coding sequence GTGCGCTTCCTCGCGGATCTGCCGTGGCTGTACTGGCTGCGGCTGCGCGCGCAGCCGGTCCAGGAGCTGCTCGCCCTGACCGGGATCGCCACCGGCGTCGCGATCCTGTTCGCGGTGCAGGTCGCGAACTCGAGCGTCACCGGCTCGGTCCGGCAGCTCGTCGCCGGACTCGCCGGCTCCTCCGAGCTTGCGCTCGTCGCGCGAGACCCGCGCGGCGTCCAGCAGCGGACGGCGGAGCGGGTCGCGGCGATCGCGGGCGTGCGCGCGTCGGCGCCGCTGCTGCTGGCGCGCGCGACGGCGAGCGGCCCCGACGGCGAGGCGAGCGTCCAGCTCGCCGGCGCGACGCCCGCGTTCGCCGCCCTCGGCGGCCCGCTGCCGCGGATGCTCGCGGCCGGCGGCGCGAGCGGCGCGGCCGGCGCAAACGGCGCGGCCGGCGCGGCCGGCGCGAGCGGCGCGGCCGGCGCAAACGGCGCGGCCAGCGCGAGCGGTGCCGGCGGCGCACCCGACGCGCTCGTCGTCCCGGCGCCGCTCGCGCGCACGCTCGGCGTCAGCGACGGCGCGACGATCCGGATCGCGACCTACGGCCGCGCGTTCGACGTCCCGATCCGCGTCGCACCCGGACGCGACCGGATCGGCGTGCTCGCGGACAGCCGCCTGCTCGCCGGCCCGCTCGCCCTCGTGCAACGGCTGACCGGGCTGCAAGGACGCGTCTCACGGGTGCTCGTGGCGCCCGCGGGCGGGCGCGATCCGGCCGTCGCCGACGCGCTGCGGACGCTCGCTGCCGGCCGCGCGTCGGTCGTCCCCAGCGACGAGGATGTGCGCCTGCTCGACCAGGCCGCCGCACCCGGCGAGCAGTCGACGAGCACGATCGCCGTGATCGCGATGCTCGTCGGGCTGCTGTTCGCCTTCCACGCGATGCTGCTGACGATCCCCGAGCGACGGCGGTTCGGCGCCGAGCTGCGCCGGCAGGGGTTCGGCCGCACCCAGCTGACGGCGCTGGCGCTGTTCGAGGCGCTGGCGCTCGGGCTGGTCGCGTCGCTCGTCGGGCTGCTGCTCGGCGACCAGCTGCTGCGCCACGTCTTCGGCACGACGCCCGGCTACCTCGGCTTCGCCTTCCCCGTCGGCGGCGCGCGCGTCGTCCGCGCCGAGGACGTCGCGCTCGCGCTCGGCGGCGGGCTGCTGGCGACGCTGCTCGCCGCCGCGCGGCTGATCGCCGACGCCGACGCGCGCCGCCCCCTCGACGGCGCCGGCTGCGACGCGTGCGGCGACGCCGGCGACCTGCTGCCGGCGCGGATGCGGCGCCTCCTGCCGGCGGCGGCCGTCGCGCTCGCCGTCACCGCCGGCGCGCTCTACGCGTTCGCGCCGGAGATGGCGACGGTCGCGGTCGGCGCGCTCGGGCTCGCGGTCGTGCTCGTGCTGCCGGCGGTGCTCGACCTCGCGCTGCGGCTCGCGGACCGCTTCGCCGACTCGCGTCGCGGCGGGCTGCTGTCGATCGCGGTCTCCGAGCTGCGCGCATCGGCGCCGCGCGTCGTCGCGCTGTCGGCGACCGGAGCGCTCGCGGTCTTCGGCGCGGTCGCGATCGAAGGCGCGCGCCGCGACCTCGTCCGCGGCCTCGACGACAATCAGGCCTCCTACGTCGGCACCGCCGACGTGTGGGTGACCGCCGGCGGCGACGAGAACGCGCTCACGGTCGCCCCGTTCCGCCCGCCGCGCCAGCTCGCGGCGCTGCGCCACGACCCCGCGATCGCCGCGGTGCGGCCGTACCGCGCCGGCTTCGCCGACTTCGCCGGGCGGCGCGCCTGGATCGTGGCCCGTGCAGCCGGCGGCCCGCCCTCGATCCCACCGCGCCAGCTCGTCGCGGGCGACCGCGCGGCGGCCGAGCGCGCGCTGCGCGCGGGCGGCGCCGCGGTCGTCTCGGTCGGGCTCGCGCGCCGCGTCGGCGTCGGCGTCGGCGACGTGCTGCGGCTGCCGACGCCGTCCGGCACCGCCGCGCTGCGGGTCGCCGCCACGATCACGAACCTCGGCTGGTCGCCGGGCGCGATCCTGCTCGGCGGCGCCGATCACCGCCGCCTGTGGCCCGGCGGCGCCGTCACGGCAGCAGAGATCGACCTCGCACCGGGCGTCGAGCCGGCCGACGGGCGCCAGCTCGTCGCCGCCGCCCTCGGGCCGGGGGCGGCGTTGACGGTCGAGACCGCGGCGGAGCGGCTCGACCGCCTCCAGCGGCTCTCGCGCCAAGGACTGGAGCGGCTCAGCCAGATCGCGACGCTGATGCTCGTCGCCGCCGTGCTGGCGATGACCGGCGCCGTCTGGCAGCAGCGGCGCCGGCTCGCGGTCCTGCGGATGCAGGGCTTCGACGTCGAGCAGGTGTGGGGCGTGCTGCTGCTGCAGAGCGCGCTCGTGCTCGGCGTCGGGGCGGCGCTCGGCGCCGTCGCGGGCCTCGCCGGTCAAGCGCTCGCGACGCGCTGGGTCGTGCTCACGACCGGCTTCCCGTCGAGCTTCTCGCCCGCCGTCGGCCTGGCCGCATGGACGTTCGCCGCGATCGCGCTCGTCGCGCCGCTGGTCGTCTCGATCCCCGGCTGGTTCGCCGCGCGCGTCTCCCCCGTCGTCAGCTTCCAGCGCGACTGA
- a CDS encoding peptidylprolyl isomerase, with translation MAHSIRAALTVGALVLCPLAVSACGGDDSSGNDVPSNAIASVDGTPVTKAEYEHLYEVNAKGAAGGGSAVIPDPPSYTACAARLARQAAAARGRGRPTESQLVAQCRQLDEALRNRSVAQLVQMVWLDGETERLGIEVTDADVERAKRATFPRAGDMQRTLRQLGMTERDVEFQLRFNQLSTRLTEHLQRRPVDVGDAEISAYYARNREQFAVPERRDLELILTRTETQANDAKRAVEGGTAWAAAARRWSTDELSKGNGGRLLGVARGQQDRALDAAAFDARRGVLLGPVRGQFGWYLVRVTRVTPSKQSTLAESSAQIRELVRQQESQRAMQEYARTFQESWTAKTNCRRGFVIEICANAPRPRTTSTAGGGVATAP, from the coding sequence ATGGCCCACTCAATCCGCGCGGCCCTGACGGTCGGCGCTCTCGTTCTCTGCCCATTGGCCGTCTCCGCGTGCGGCGGCGATGACAGCTCCGGCAACGACGTGCCGAGCAACGCGATCGCGTCGGTCGACGGCACGCCCGTCACGAAGGCCGAATACGAGCATCTGTACGAGGTCAACGCCAAGGGCGCTGCTGGCGGCGGCTCCGCGGTGATCCCCGATCCGCCCTCCTACACCGCATGCGCGGCGAGACTCGCGAGACAGGCCGCCGCGGCGAGAGGCAGAGGGCGACCGACCGAGAGCCAGCTGGTCGCGCAGTGCAGACAGCTCGACGAGGCGCTTCGCAACAGATCGGTCGCGCAGCTCGTCCAGATGGTCTGGCTCGACGGGGAGACGGAGAGACTCGGGATCGAGGTCACCGACGCCGATGTCGAGAGAGCGAAGAGAGCGACGTTCCCGAGAGCGGGCGACATGCAGAGAACGCTCAGACAGCTGGGGATGACCGAGAGAGACGTCGAATTCCAGCTGCGCTTCAATCAGCTCAGCACGAGACTCACCGAGCATCTCCAGAGAAGACCCGTCGACGTCGGGGACGCGGAGATCTCGGCCTACTACGCCAGAAACAGAGAGCAGTTCGCCGTCCCGGAACGGCGCGACCTCGAGCTGATCCTGACCAGAACCGAGACGCAGGCGAACGACGCCAAGCGCGCGGTAGAGGGCGGCACCGCGTGGGCCGCGGCGGCCAGAAGATGGTCGACGGACGAGCTCTCCAAGGGCAACGGCGGCAGACTCCTCGGCGTCGCCAGAGGCCAGCAGGACAGAGCGCTCGACGCGGCCGCGTTCGACGCCAGACGCGGAGTCCTGCTCGGCCCCGTGAGAGGTCAGTTCGGCTGGTACCTCGTGCGCGTGACGAGAGTCACGCCGTCGAAGCAGAGCACGCTCGCCGAGTCGAGCGCGCAGATCAGAGAGCTGGTGAGACAGCAGGAGAGCCAGAGAGCGATGCAGGAGTACGCCAGAACGTTCCAGGAGTCGTGGACGGCGAAGACGAACTGCCGTAGAGGCTTCGTGATCGAGATCTGCGCCAACGCGCCGAGACCGAGAACGACCTCGACGGCCGGCGGCGGGGTCGCGACCGCGCCGTAG
- a CDS encoding amino acid ABC transporter ATP-binding protein translates to MTEPMVRAESVLKRFGRLEVLKGISLTVAPGDVTCIIGPSGSGKSTFLRCVNHLEQIDGGRLSVDGELVGYRQQGDKLYELRESEVARNRADIGMVFQHFNLFGHMTALQNVCEAPVQVKNVPKREAREFGLDLLSRVGLGDKCDAYPAQLSGGQQQRVAIARALAMRPKLMLFDEPTSALDPELVGDVLAVMRGLAEDGMTMLVVTHEMGFAREVADMVVFMDEGFIVEAGTPDQVLVHPREARTRDFLSRVL, encoded by the coding sequence ATGACCGAGCCGATGGTCAGAGCGGAGTCGGTCCTCAAGCGCTTCGGGCGCCTGGAGGTGCTGAAGGGGATCTCGCTGACGGTCGCGCCCGGCGACGTGACGTGCATCATCGGCCCGTCGGGCTCGGGCAAGTCGACGTTCCTGCGCTGCGTCAACCACCTCGAGCAGATCGACGGCGGCCGCCTCTCGGTCGACGGCGAGCTGGTCGGCTACCGCCAGCAGGGCGACAAGCTCTACGAGCTGCGTGAGTCCGAGGTCGCACGCAACCGGGCCGACATCGGCATGGTCTTCCAGCACTTCAACCTGTTCGGCCACATGACGGCGCTGCAGAACGTCTGCGAGGCGCCGGTGCAGGTGAAGAACGTCCCCAAGCGCGAGGCGCGCGAGTTCGGCCTCGACCTGCTCTCGCGCGTCGGCCTCGGCGACAAGTGCGACGCGTACCCGGCGCAGCTGTCCGGCGGTCAGCAGCAGCGCGTCGCGATCGCCCGTGCGCTCGCGATGAGACCGAAGCTGATGCTGTTCGACGAGCCGACCTCCGCGCTCGACCCCGAGCTGGTCGGCGACGTGCTCGCGGTCATGCGCGGCCTCGCCGAGGACGGCATGACGATGCTCGTCGTGACGCACGAGATGGGCTTCGCGCGCGAGGTCGCCGACATGGTCGTGTTCATGGACGAGGGCTTCATCGTCGAGGCCGGGACGCCGGACCAGGTGCTGGTGCATCCGCGCGAGGCGCGCACGCGCGACTTCCTCTCCAGAGTCCTCTGA
- a CDS encoding ATP-binding cassette domain-containing protein, whose translation MGPLLSLVGVHKRYSRGQREIVVLDDVSLDLCAHDFACVLGERSAGKTTLLEIAAGIRPPDFGQVHYGGRDLVALGERARGHLRRSEIACVWNRKVPTIHAVAVLDHVALPLVSGGVGRRERRRAAAEMLERVGAADYAQVAVEALSDGERTRVALAQACVRRPRMLIADEIADTLDMIERNAVLGLLREFARDGVAILLSAANAHGAAGCNRLISLSGGRLVEPDGPSGVGELIELRPRSRGSDSVR comes from the coding sequence ATGGGGCCGCTGCTCTCCCTCGTCGGCGTGCACAAGCGGTACTCGCGCGGGCAGCGCGAGATCGTCGTGCTCGACGACGTCTCGCTCGACCTCTGCGCGCACGACTTCGCCTGCGTGCTCGGCGAGCGCAGCGCCGGCAAGACGACGCTGCTGGAGATCGCCGCCGGGATCCGCCCGCCCGACTTCGGCCAGGTCCACTACGGCGGGCGCGACCTCGTCGCGCTCGGCGAACGCGCGCGCGGCCACCTGCGCCGCTCCGAGATCGCCTGCGTGTGGAACCGCAAGGTGCCCACGATCCATGCCGTCGCCGTGCTCGACCACGTCGCGCTGCCGCTCGTCAGCGGCGGCGTCGGACGCCGCGAGCGGCGCCGCGCCGCGGCCGAGATGCTCGAACGGGTCGGCGCCGCCGACTACGCGCAGGTCGCCGTCGAGGCGCTCTCCGACGGCGAGCGCACGCGCGTCGCGCTCGCGCAGGCGTGCGTGCGGCGGCCGCGGATGCTGATCGCGGACGAGATCGCCGACACGCTCGACATGATCGAGCGCAACGCCGTCCTCGGGCTGCTGCGGGAGTTCGCGCGCGACGGCGTCGCGATCCTCCTCAGCGCCGCCAACGCGCACGGCGCGGCCGGCTGCAACCGCCTCATATCGCTCTCCGGCGGGCGCCTGGTCGAGCCCGACGGGCCGAGCGGCGTCGGCGAGCTGATCGAGCTGCGGCCGCGCTCGCGCGGCTCCGACAGCGTGCGCTGA
- a CDS encoding ATP-binding protein — MLDAPPAYDSDAPPPGLGEAMDEAVGRRSRALLYAARIGHIEEARQRSQDPRLAPYHARELCLHAIDAVAVRMDLESGATWEQARDELAAQAARQHPRGDDADHRHVAEWVLRQLTEEQDAQWLDAGAGGEAVPRSHRVFLLYETEQAGLHHLRARDQAINVLIDALDLDIDSAQLAAEARLEHLVRRRRHDEAYLAARESRMQSIRFMEQVRDDLREAERDLRSEHWVSTVSPRLTLALDHIVDRIRVEERLKDLIDTASDRAEEADFHWIPRTLELLDECLLRHQSLQHVIAQARDTFLLEQQRQHLQPRARRAYPHPVNELLTGVLARRCGAAGDVLDAVEVVLGARAPRLLSDWAGVDLLAVEPLATAEHGHEVAALDLVPDREPLLFTAAQAQAAGRLLERVGERPVGLAELCGRAASPEEAHALALLALAHRSPELASLHGHGARDVLLATPADHDDAISSPALVLRRVRLGEPEPVAPEPVESAA, encoded by the coding sequence ATGCTCGACGCCCCGCCCGCATACGACAGCGACGCTCCGCCGCCCGGCCTCGGCGAGGCGATGGACGAGGCCGTCGGCCGCCGCAGCCGCGCGCTCCTCTACGCCGCCCGCATCGGCCACATCGAGGAGGCGCGCCAGCGCAGCCAGGACCCGCGCCTCGCGCCGTACCACGCGCGAGAGCTGTGCCTCCACGCGATCGACGCGGTCGCGGTGCGGATGGACCTGGAGTCCGGCGCGACGTGGGAGCAGGCGCGCGACGAGCTGGCCGCGCAGGCGGCGCGCCAGCACCCGCGCGGGGATGACGCCGACCACCGCCACGTCGCGGAGTGGGTGCTGCGCCAGCTGACCGAGGAGCAGGACGCGCAGTGGCTCGACGCCGGCGCCGGCGGCGAGGCGGTCCCGCGCTCGCACCGCGTCTTCCTGCTGTACGAGACCGAGCAGGCCGGCCTCCACCACCTGCGCGCCCGCGACCAGGCGATCAACGTGCTGATCGACGCGCTCGACCTCGACATCGACTCCGCGCAGCTCGCCGCCGAGGCGCGGCTGGAGCATCTGGTCCGCCGCCGCCGGCATGATGAGGCGTACCTCGCCGCGCGCGAGAGCCGGATGCAGTCGATCCGCTTCATGGAGCAGGTGCGCGACGACCTGCGCGAGGCCGAGCGCGACCTGCGCAGCGAGCACTGGGTCTCGACCGTCTCCCCCCGTCTCACGCTCGCGCTCGACCACATCGTCGACCGGATCCGCGTCGAGGAGCGGCTGAAGGATCTGATCGACACGGCCAGCGACCGCGCTGAGGAGGCCGACTTCCACTGGATCCCGCGCACGCTGGAGCTGCTCGACGAGTGCCTGCTGCGCCACCAGTCGCTCCAGCACGTGATCGCGCAGGCGCGTGACACGTTCCTGCTCGAACAGCAGCGCCAGCACCTCCAGCCGCGTGCGCGGCGCGCCTACCCGCACCCGGTCAACGAGCTGCTGACGGGCGTGCTGGCGCGCCGGTGCGGCGCCGCCGGCGACGTGCTCGACGCGGTCGAGGTCGTGCTCGGCGCCCGCGCTCCGCGGCTGCTGAGCGATTGGGCGGGCGTCGACCTGCTCGCCGTCGAGCCGCTCGCGACCGCCGAGCACGGCCACGAGGTCGCGGCGCTCGATCTCGTCCCCGACCGCGAGCCGCTGCTGTTCACCGCCGCGCAGGCGCAGGCCGCCGGCAGGCTGCTGGAGCGGGTCGGCGAGCGGCCGGTCGGGCTGGCGGAGCTGTGCGGCCGCGCGGCGAGCCCCGAGGAGGCGCACGCGCTCGCGCTGCTCGCGCTCGCCCACCGCTCGCCGGAGCTGGCCTCGCTGCACGGCCACGGCGCGCGCGACGTGCTGCTCGCCACCCCCGCCGATCACGACGACGCGATCAGCTCGCCGGCGCTGGTGCTGCGGCGCGTGCGGCTCGGCGAGCCGGAACCGGTCGCGCCCGAGCCCGTGGAGTCCGCCGCATGA
- a CDS encoding PadR family transcriptional regulator, with protein sequence MKYAVLGLLIERRGYGYDLANRLQARLGPGFRAAYGAVYVSLDQLAKDQLVAEAKRVQAGRQVKVYYEATPAGIERFASWMCEPPSREPLRGELYLKLAVAQGAHLPNLRLELERLERECLRDLQEQTAAMDLTTEPGDDLRWDAAVRWLADAALVERLHGDLRWIRMALSTIAGAAEDGSVSRARLLEAAALASA encoded by the coding sequence ATGAAATACGCCGTACTCGGGCTGCTGATCGAGCGCCGCGGCTACGGATACGACCTCGCCAACCGGTTGCAGGCGCGGCTCGGCCCGGGTTTCAGAGCGGCGTACGGCGCCGTCTACGTCTCGCTCGACCAGCTCGCGAAGGACCAGCTCGTCGCCGAGGCCAAGCGCGTCCAGGCCGGCCGCCAGGTGAAGGTCTACTACGAGGCGACGCCCGCCGGGATCGAGCGCTTCGCGAGCTGGATGTGCGAGCCGCCGAGCCGTGAGCCGCTGCGCGGCGAGCTGTACCTCAAGCTCGCCGTCGCGCAGGGTGCCCACCTGCCGAACCTGCGGCTGGAGCTGGAGCGGCTCGAACGCGAATGCCTGCGCGACCTGCAGGAGCAGACTGCCGCGATGGACCTGACGACCGAGCCCGGCGACGACCTGCGCTGGGACGCGGCCGTCCGCTGGCTCGCCGACGCGGCGCTCGTCGAACGGCTGCACGGCGACCTCCGCTGGATCCGGATGGCGCTCAGCACGATCGCGGGGGCCGCCGAAGACGGCTCGGTCTCCCGCGCCAGGCTGCTCGAGGCCGCGGCGCTCGCGTCGGCCTGA
- a CDS encoding RNA polymerase sigma factor has product MRIRRRTAERSPAARPRDARWAVYEQHAQAIRAYAARRVEPDAVDDVVAETFAIAWRKLPREADPLPWLYAVARRVVHGHRRSHARRGALLARAISGYATEAPAPDPADQVGGGYDPALIRAFEQLTETEREAVRLIAWEGLEHADAARAAGCSRATFAVRLSRARVRLRTALEQEAAAAGALAAAPNMEVVR; this is encoded by the coding sequence GTGAGGATCCGCAGACGAACCGCCGAGCGCAGCCCGGCAGCCCGCCCGCGCGACGCGCGCTGGGCGGTCTACGAGCAGCACGCGCAGGCGATCCGCGCCTACGCCGCGCGGCGCGTCGAGCCCGACGCCGTCGACGATGTCGTCGCCGAGACGTTCGCGATCGCGTGGCGCAAGCTGCCGCGCGAGGCCGATCCGCTGCCGTGGCTGTACGCGGTCGCGCGGCGCGTCGTCCACGGTCACCGCCGCAGCCATGCGCGCCGCGGCGCGCTGCTGGCGCGCGCGATCAGCGGCTACGCGACCGAGGCGCCCGCGCCCGACCCCGCCGACCAGGTCGGCGGCGGGTACGACCCGGCGCTGATCCGCGCCTTCGAGCAGCTGACCGAGACCGAGCGCGAGGCGGTCCGCCTGATCGCGTGGGAAGGACTCGAACACGCCGATGCGGCGCGCGCCGCCGGCTGCTCGCGCGCGACGTTCGCGGTACGGCTGTCACGGGCGCGTGTGCGGCTGCGGACCGCGCTCGAACAGGAGGCGGCCGCCGCTGGGGCGCTCGCCGCCGCACCGAACATGGAGGTCGTCCGATGA
- a CDS encoding nucleoside deaminase yields MHQETARDVHWLRMAIALSQQARAAGDEPFGALLVGAGGVLLAQERNSVVTDRDVSAHPELKLAVWAGRNLDPEVARLTTMYTSCENCAMCAAAMVWANLGTLVYSLSGTSLTELQGPRHTTMTIRAREIFLHTSRPVEVRGPLIEEEARAVHAGYWA; encoded by the coding sequence ATGCACCAGGAAACAGCACGCGACGTGCACTGGCTGCGGATGGCGATCGCGCTGAGCCAGCAGGCGCGCGCGGCCGGCGACGAGCCGTTCGGCGCGCTGCTCGTCGGTGCCGGCGGCGTGCTGCTGGCGCAGGAGCGCAACAGCGTCGTGACCGACCGCGACGTCAGCGCCCACCCGGAGCTGAAGCTCGCCGTCTGGGCCGGCCGCAACCTCGACCCCGAGGTCGCGCGCCTGACGACGATGTACACGAGCTGCGAGAACTGCGCGATGTGCGCGGCGGCAATGGTGTGGGCGAACCTCGGCACGCTCGTCTACTCGCTCAGCGGCACCTCGCTGACGGAGCTGCAGGGGCCGCGGCACACGACGATGACGATCCGCGCGCGCGAGATCTTCCTCCACACGTCGCGGCCGGTCGAGGTGCGCGGGCCGCTGATCGAGGAGGAGGCGCGCGCCGTCCACGCCGGCTACTGGGCGTGA
- a CDS encoding zinc-binding dehydrogenase, with the protein MQAIRLHQFGPPENLVYEEVADPVPGPGEVRIAVGAAGVHLLDTALRAGKAGPPLPLPALPHVPGREVAGVVESVGEGVDRGWAGRRVVVHLGREPRIGGYAQRTIAAAASLHALPDTLSDEAAVAMIGTGRTTVAILDVARLTSRDVVLVTAAAGGIGALLVQAARNLDALVVGVAGGERKVALARELGATIAIDYTRPAWAEEVRAALGDHELTVAFDGVGGETGRAAMKLLAPGGHHVLYGGSAGGPTEITTADIYAGGLTVSSTVGPRITRRPGGLRGFEEEALAAAARGTLVPAVQTFGLADAAAAHAALEGRATTGKVVLLP; encoded by the coding sequence ATGCAGGCGATCCGCCTCCATCAGTTCGGCCCGCCCGAGAACCTCGTCTACGAGGAGGTCGCCGACCCCGTGCCCGGGCCGGGCGAGGTGCGGATCGCCGTCGGCGCTGCCGGCGTCCACCTGCTCGACACCGCGCTGCGGGCCGGCAAGGCGGGGCCGCCGCTGCCGCTGCCCGCGCTGCCGCACGTCCCCGGGCGCGAGGTCGCGGGCGTCGTCGAGTCGGTCGGCGAGGGCGTCGACCGCGGCTGGGCCGGCCGCCGCGTCGTCGTCCACCTCGGCCGCGAGCCGCGCATCGGCGGCTACGCGCAGCGCACGATCGCGGCCGCCGCGTCGCTGCACGCGCTCCCGGACACGCTGAGTGACGAGGCGGCGGTGGCGATGATCGGCACCGGGCGCACGACGGTGGCGATCCTCGACGTTGCAAGGCTGACGAGCAGGGACGTCGTGCTCGTGACCGCCGCCGCGGGCGGCATCGGCGCGCTGCTCGTGCAGGCCGCGCGCAACCTCGACGCGCTCGTCGTCGGTGTCGCGGGCGGCGAGCGCAAGGTCGCGCTCGCGCGGGAGCTGGGCGCGACGATCGCGATCGACTACACGCGCCCGGCGTGGGCCGAGGAGGTGCGCGCCGCACTCGGCGACCACGAGCTGACGGTCGCCTTCGACGGCGTCGGCGGCGAGACCGGGCGCGCGGCGATGAAGCTGCTCGCGCCCGGCGGCCACCACGTCCTCTACGGCGGCTCGGCCGGCGGGCCGACCGAGATCACGACCGCCGACATCTACGCCGGCGGCCTGACCGTCTCCTCGACCGTCGGCCCGCGGATCACGCGCCGCCCCGGCGGCCTGCGCGGCTTCGAGGAGGAGGCGCTCGCCGCCGCCGCGCGCGGCACGCTCGTCCCCGCCGTGCAGACGTTCGGGCTCGCGGATGCGGCGGCCGCCCACGCCGCGCTCGAAGGCCGCGCGACGACCGGCAAGGTCGTGCTGCTGCCGTAG